The Silene latifolia isolate original U9 population chromosome Y, ASM4854445v1, whole genome shotgun sequence sequence GGTTATTATTGTTACGTCACATGTTATTCTCAATAACAGAAATAAACGAAAAACGAATGATCATCCACTACTTCATGAAAAAGAAGAGCAAATTTTTTTTGAACTATTTTTAATTTAGTCCATTATATCCCAAACCCAATCGTATACTATGTTCTGGACCAGTCGGAATCGAAGATTTATCCATTGGGGTAAATAATTTGATTGAAGTAAAATATTGTCGTACTATTATTGTAGCCCCTTTTATTTTTTAGAGAAAGAGACCAAATAGTTTCCATAGTTGAATAAATATTTTCGTCTTAAATATAATGTAAACGATGTTACTCCTTATCGACCTTGCAACTATTGTCAGCAGGGGATGCGGTTTCATTTCACTGGAAACACTGCTCTTTTTTGGACGAACATATCCAGTAGGCTTTCTGCTCCTCAACATCGTTTTATATTGACTGCAATTGTTGATTACAATTGATTAGATTGCTTCAGGTTATGGTTTTGATTTGTTTCTTACACTTTATGTCGTACGTGTCTGCTTGTGAATGCAGATTTCTTTTCATAGGTTACTGTTCAAGGAAGATGGCGATCGAGCAACGTGGGAATACCCATTTGCTGTTGCTGGGATCAATATAACATTTATGCTCATTCAGATGTTGGACCTATTTTCAGGTTTGTTTCTACcatggatgtgtgttgattttctTTGGCACTGAATTTTCAAGTGTGGTAGGCTTTATTTGACAGAGCTTTCGACATTCTGAGATGCCGTTGGAAGTCATTTGGCCACCTTGACTTGTCAGTGTGTCTTTGCCATTGCGTTTTATTTAGTAAAAATTAGTGCACGTTATGGCAGGAAAACTGCGGTCAGTATTCATTTTATCTTGCACAAAGAGTATCGTAAAACGAATCTTATTGTGAGGCAGTAGTCTTTGTTTATATTGAGAAATTTGGAGGGGTTAACTAAAAACCAGGGTCCTGAATTTTGCAGAAATTCAAGATGAGCACCTGAACTTTACGTGTTTACCTTTGAGGCAATATATTGAAGCAATATATACcctcaaaaatcaatttaaaagTGACTATATGCACATTTGCCAGTATATTATCTGATTTAATTACAAGAATAATgggagtgtgtgtgtgtgtgtgtgagtgtGTGTGAAACTTGCTATATATGAAATGTATACTATCAAATAGAAAATATACTTCTTGTCACTTGAAGTAATATAAAACATGTTACTGACTGACTTGGTATAACTGATTGCAGATAAGCCCAAATGTAGACCAGGCGTAAATTTTGTCAAAATGCTTGGGGGTGAGTTACCTCCAAATATCATAACTTCAGTTCAACAATCTAAGTTCCGCTGTTCTTTCCTCCCAACATTAATTTGATTTGGTATGACTGATTGCAGAAGATGAAGAGTCGTTCGATGTTCTATTTTGCATCGCATTTGAGATGATGGACGCTCAGTGGCTGGCTATGCATGCTTCTTATATGCAGTTCAATGTACTTGAGTCCTACTCCTTACTTGGTTTTTGCTAATAAAAACCCGGCCCTCTGTTAGAAATGGCAGAACTTACCGACATGAATAAATTGATTAGATTTAGACAGACCTGAACCTGAAGTAGGCACGAACTGAACAACTCAAAGGAGACACAAACCGAATTGACTTGATCCAAAAAGTACTCAAGCCCAATTgtgtaataataaaaaaaaaaaggtgatcTAAGTTCTCGCCTACGGAGTAGTAAACAATAAAAACATCAATAGGCATGACCCGAGTTGACTGAATTTAGGCCTTATTAACCTAACTCATGAATGGACTCAACAATAAAAACATCAATAGGCATTGACCCATACAAACCTGGCCATAGGGGATGTCTTAGAGCACAGCACAACCAAACTAACATGCCAAATGACCCCTATGTTAGTTCTACCCTTTGTTCAACCATTCCTCCGTCTCTGATATTCTGTAAGCTGCTCTTTTGTCCAGGAGGTACTTCAAGCAACGCGTACACAGTTGGAAAGAGAGTTGTCTCTGGATGATGTTCATAGAATACAAGATCTACCAGCTTACAACCTCTTATATAAATAGGCATTTAGAATCTTCTTGGCTGGATTGGGCATCATTCAATGAGCAAGGTATTAGAAATTTCTTGGGATTCGATTGACAGTGAAAATTCCCTAGCTCATTTTGAGCCAGGTTGACTAGCGTTCATGAGTGAGAAGTTGATAATTTGTTTATCGTGTGAACATAATCCTGGAATAGATCAGAAGACAACTTTTGTGTTTTCAACGTAGGTGTTAGACTGGCCACATTGAGCCCTTATACTCCACCCCCAACGGAAGCCTTTAGTGCACTAGGCTGTTGTGGAAACGCACAAGTTTGATGTTGTAATATGTATATACTTATTTTTTCGGGTAATCCAAACTAGCGGTTTAGTACCATTCGTAGAGAAGCACCCTTTGTAGATGGTAAGTTAGTGGCACACATACAGAGAGCTAGTTCGCGGCTTACTAAGGTAACTGATGCTCTGATGTGTGTTAATGGATTGTGGGTACCAGTTGGACTTGCTGTTGGAAATATGCTAAGCACTATTTTGtcggacaatttttttttttcaattatttgTTTCACTGTGAAATGAGTTGAGGCACGATTCATGAATACCATTGCTTAAATAACTTTACCACCTAAGCCAAGATGGTAGCTTTTGGACCTATGGTCGGACATGGTAGTATTGAGTTTTTCAACTGATTCAACTCTTTTTGTTTGTTTACAAAGCTGAAACATTTAGCTTTTTACGAAAGGAGAAGGGACAGAGAAAGGGAAAGAAACACCCTCGTTTCCTTTGTTAGTGGTTGTTTATGTCATCAATCATTCTCTTACTCATCTCCTTCCCCCCTAATCCCTCTACATTCGTTCCCCCCCACCCTGCAAGGCTTTACCATTATTTCCTTTCCCCATCCATTCTATCACCCCCAACCTACCCACCATCACCACCCAAACCCGCACCCCCACTGTATTGGACCACCCATTGCCCACATCACTAATGGGCCAACACCAGCGCCGGCGAACCTACTACCGGTTGTTTCCACCTTCAGTGGCTAGCACCACCCACTGAATCTGCTCATCCCACCCTACACCCACATTCCAAAGCTAACTTAGGGTGGGGCAACGACGCCTAGACCCATTCTTTCTTACCTTTTCTTATTCCTTTCCTCTAACCAAAAGCCTCCTAAGTTCTTATTTGTGTAAATCAATCAACAAATAATTTTCTCTATTACATTTGCTATTTTAGTAGTCGAAATATTTAGCGTATATTGAATATTTAAAATTAGAAGAAAATTGAATAAGAAATAAATATTTAACCAATTTCAGTTTGGAATTCTTATTAAGTAATGTAACGCTGATGGAGTCAATTGTGTCGTATCTAACTGTGTCTATTAGGTTGTTTATTCGAGTTTTGAGGCCAAGTTATGCACTAATCTTGGACATGCACGAGCCTATTCCGCTTCCTTGTAGCTTTGGTCACAATGAGCTTTACCTTGGGTTGTTCATCTTATAAGACAAATTCAAGCATCCATATCAATGAATCGAGGTGAAGGTTTCGTTTTGCATCAACCAGGATATGAAGCTCACGCTAACCAAACAATGACAAGTGAAGACGGGAAAGCAAAGGACCAAGCTAATGATTAGATTTTAGAGTTGGAGTCCAGTCAAAAGCGCAGCCTGCGCCaatttgcgcagcctgcgcctcTTCCCGGATCCTGCGCTTTCTTAATTAAACACGAGCTTAACTTAACATTCCGTGTTTGGGCCTTCATGAGACGGTTTAACCTAGAAGGGGGTGCAGCCCTATATATATCTCATGTTTTGAAGACCTAGATTAACACCTTATGATTGAATAATCTCAAAAACTTGTATAAGAGAAAAACTTGGTATTTTGGAGAAAGTTGTAATCTTTAGTTGGATTTTGATGTCAATCTTTCCATTAACCTTGGATTCATCTATGGTTATGGAAGGCTAGACCTTTTTACTTGGTGTAATTTGGAATCCTCTACTTCCTTTAAGCTTTGTAAGAACTccttaatctttcttcaataattatttcatttcctttTGTTTACTTGTTTATGTTAGATGTTTGTGTGTTGGGAGTAATTAACCTTACATGTTCTTCATCTAACTATTGCAATCTCTAGCCTTGTGTTCACATCTCTAGAAATATATGAAGCAAACTTGTTTTGTTATGAATTTGTTGTAAAGTTTGTAACTTTATGAATAAGGTTTGAAAGTTAGTCTTGGGTTAGTTGGTTTAAGCTCTCACAAGTTAATCCTAGCTCTTTCATTTGGCTTTGTTAATGCTCTTTTGTGCTATCCTTTCTGTGGTTTTCATTTGGGAAAAATACATGAGTAGAATTGTTTTCTTCTAGCTTAGGAAGGAAACTCTTACCATCTTATGAAAGTAGTATTAGGTAGTTATTGAAGAAAGAAAAGAGGTGTCTTTGTGGCTTAAGGAGTAGTGTTTGACCAAGTTACACCAAATTTTCTCCCTTTATTGAATCTTGCACACTAGTTGTTTGTAGAATTGTCTCAATAAGAAAATctccatttttactcaatttcCATGTCCATGCCTTTTCCATTTATGTTTCCTACTGGTTGAACATTGTTAATATCCATCGTTTGTGATTATTTCCATTTGTTAAGTTTAAATtgtcattagggttttaattaGTGGTAGAGTCTTACTTAGTATCTTAAGTAGTTTACCATTCAAGTTTTAGTTGTtagaccttctcttgggttcgacccttacttatgctatactactattcttaattgcatagtgtagaaTTGAGTTTggctttataaattgttaatttgatagttaaTTCTAGCATTTACGACACCTAGTAATTtctctatcaaattttggcgccgttgccggggagggcaACGGAACTTGAGTTGTGATTTATGCTTTGTTGTTCTTATTTCCTTGTTATTGTTAACAGTAAGTGGTAGTTCTAATATATCTTGTTTAGTGTAAAGGTTTATGCCTAGGCCCCAACAAGGTAGTGAGTCCACTCCCGACGAAGAAGACGGATTTGGAGCATATTTTTGGTTATTCACCAATCCTTGGTATCATCGATCTCAAAGGGAAGAACAAGTTGAAGTGGAACCATCCACACCCCTTTCGGTTGATCCAATGGAAGTAGAATATCCACCAATGGCTAATGATACAAGAACCATCCGAGAGCTCCGGGCAAGAAACTATGATACCCAACCCCTATGCATTGTGTCACGGTCCGGGACTTTGAATCGgaacgtggcgcgcacccttgtctAACACACGATAAGAATGCaagcgagagcgtcaagcactagtgaAGGATCACTAGTGCATTCCTAATCGGTCTCGGTTGGCATGTGTCGGGagtcctagtcacgattatcaatttcggcacacgaaagcaataaaagtaagcaatacggtTATTGAAAGCAAGAACACAAGCAATATCAAGCTTTTGTATGAGAAGCGGTTTagttgactagcacctctcatagaggcaaatttgatagtttggtcctggtagcatgATACATTGATTGTGCAGAATAGTGATATGTTTTCTAAACGCCTAAAAACATATCTTAAACTAAAAACGAGACTCCAAGATTCGACACGCAGGAAGTAGTCTTGGAGtactaaatgaaactaaaaacaGAAATTACAATACATAAGTACAAATAAGAAATCTAAGAGTTCGAAGTGAAAGGACCGCGCGCGCACGTTTCAGGGATTATGCGGCTAAGTGTGCGTCTCcttacactctcccccacctaatttGTTGGCATCCTCGGCAACGCTTGAAACTTTGCATGGCTGGTTCACTTGGCTGATGTCGCTGGAAGTTGATTGGAACGGATGTTGGCACGCTTGCTCTTGTTGCGGGTGGGATTCTCAGGATCTGGATGGTGCCCAGACAGCTCACATGAAAGACAGGGTGACACTTCATCCAGGTAGGGCGGTCAAGCTTGTATGCTACTTCCCCAATCCGCTTGATCACTTGGATGGGGCCTTCGTACTTTTGCACTAATCGCTTGTCCCGTCCTCAGAGGAATCTCATCTGCTCTTTTTTTAGGTTCACCATGACCATGTCGCCTACTTTGAACTTTCTTGGTCTTTGATTCTGATCTGCCTACTTCTTCATGCGGCGAGACACTTTCTCCAAGTAAGCTCGTGCGATATCGGCATTCACGTTCCATTCTTTAACATACTCATGAGCTTTATTTGTCCGGCCTCCATAGGTATCTGCAACGGTGGGAGGCAATAACGGCCGTTGACCTGTAACAAGCTCAAACGGGCTCTTGTCGGAGGAGGAGCTCGTCTGAACATTAAAACATAACTGAGCAACATCAAGGTGTCTCACCCACTCCATTTGAGTTGCCCCCACAAAGTATCTCAAGTACTCTTCCAACATGCTATTGAATCGTTCAGTCTGGCCATCCGTTTGGGGATGTTAACTTGAGGATATTTGCAGCTTGGAACCCAGGAGATTGAACAGCTCTCCCCAAAATAGTCCCGCGAAGCGAGAATCGCGGTCACTGACTATACTTTGAGGCAATCCCCCGTATTTCACAACATGCCTGCAGAACATTGTGGCAGTTTCTTCCGCGCTACACGCCTTAGGAAGGGGAATGAAAGTCGCATATTTCGAGAATCGATCCACAATGACAAGGATCACACTTAACGCCCCTACCTTCGGTAACCCAGAGATAAAGTCCATTGAGATActctcccatggccgtgttggcACCGACAACGGGTTTAGCAGCCCTCCCGGCTTCTGTTTCTCTCCCTTATCTTGCTGGCAAATGAAGCATGTCTTCGTATACTCCATCACATCATCCTTCATTTGCGGCCAATAATAGTTCCTCTTTAATAGGCATAAAGTTCTCTGCCATCCCGGGTGACCCGCCCACAACGTATCATGGCACTCTTGTAGGAGGATCTTTCTCAATCCTGCCGCCTTCAAAATGAAATTATGATGTCCCTTCGTGAATAGAAGTCCATCTTCCATCCAAAACTTACGAGTTTTCCCCTCTAAAACCAATTGTTTCAGATTCCTCGCCATCGGGTCTTGGTCGAGGTGTTCCTTCGCCTTAGATTGAATATCCGTGACCACTGTAATAGTAGACAAGTGAGCAATCATATGTAGTGCAGACAAGTCACACCTACGGCTTAAGGCATCAACGACCCTATTCGCTGCTCCCGGTCGATAAATGAACTCCACATCGAACTCCGCTAACAACTCTTGCCATCTAGCTTGTCGGCTGTTGAGCTTAGGTTGAGTCAAGAAGTGTGATGTCGCGGTGTTATCAGTCTTGACGACGAACTTCGATCCCAAGAGATAGTGTCTCCATCCTCGCAGGCAATGAACAATAGCGAGAAGTTCTTTCTCTTGGACAACATACCGAGTTTCGGCCCTATTCAACTTTCTACTCTCAAAGGCCACTGGGTGACCCTCTTGGAGGAGTACTCCCCCAAGGGCATAATCAGACGCATCTGTATCCACTTCAAAGGGTTTTGTGATATCCGGCAGCGCCAATACAGGCTCTTACATCACCACTTCCTTGAGCCTCTCAAAGGCCCTTCTCTTGTCGATGGAGAACTCCCACTTGTTATCCTTTTTCAACAAATCGGTAAGTGGGGCGGGTATTTTGGAATACTCTCGAATGAATCTCCGATAGTAGTTTGCTAGCCCCAAGAAAGAGCGAAGCTCAGACACGTTTCTTGGGGTGCCCCAGTCCTTGATGGATGTTATCTTCTTCGGATCCATTATAAGTCTCCCTTTTCCCACGATGTGGCCGATAAAATTGACTTCAGGTTGGGCTAACACCCACTTCTCCTTTTTGACAAATAAGTGATTGTCTCGCAGTTTTGCGAACACAAGCTTCAAGTGTTCTACGTGTTCAGCCAGAGAGGGACTATACACAACGATATCATCCAGGTACACCACCACGAATTTGTCCAAGTACTCATGGAATACATGGTTCATCAGCGTGCAAAACGTGGTAGGTGCGTTCGTAAACCCGAAAGGCATGACCAACCATTCGAAAGACCCATATCTCGTCACGCAAGCTGTCTTTGGCTCATCTCCTTCGGCAATTCGAACTTGATGATAACTCGATCTCAGATCTAACTTGGTGAAGTACACAACGCCCTGTAACTGATCGAACAAGTCAACTACCAAAGGAATGGGGTAGCGATTTCTCACTGTCAGCTTGTTTAAGGCCCGATAGTCAATACATAATCTCAGACTACCGTCCTGTTTCTTCTGAAAGAGCACGGGGGCTCCATAAGGAGCTTTAGAAGGTCGAATCGACCCCGAGCGAATCAAATCATCTAGCTGTTTTTGAAGTTCAGCTAATTCCGGAGGCGTCATGCGGTATGGTCATCGAGAAGGAGGTCTTGTCCCTGGAAGTAACTCGATTTGATGGTCTAACGAGCGTCGTGGCGGAAGACTCATAGGTAAAGAATCTGGCATCAAGTCCTTGTTGTCATCCAACACCCGCATTATCGAGGGTTCCTCTGATTCGGCAGAAGTGTCCTCTTTCATGGACACGGTACACAAATAAGTTGGCTCGCCCTTTTGAAGTCCTCTATTCAATTGCATCGCCGAAAGGAGGGGTCCCTTCATCTTACGATCTCCTCCCACGGCCTTCACCAAGCAAGGGTTTGATCCGACCATCATAAGGGAACCATTATGAGGTACTAAGAAGGTCGGTGTTCGCTTTAGAAAATCCATTCCGAGGACAATCTTTAAGCCATCCATCGGGACACTGGTGAAGTCGAGCTTCCCGCTCCATTCACCCATATTGATCACTACATCTTTGGCCACGCCCTGAAATTGGCTTAGCACTGGAGTTAACAGATTTCATCTTACCTCCTTCTCGGTTTATCTCCATCCCGAGCCGCTTTGCCTCATCTGGGGTTACAAAATTATGGGAGGCTCCCGTGTCTATCATGGCATGAGTGCAAATTCCGTTAATTTTTACTTCAACGTACACGAGCTCAGTGGACTTGGCCTCAGAAAGGTTGGTGCCTTTTCCCATCGAACACATCATGTGCACCGCGCCCATCCGTGCCACTTCTCCCTGTTCGTTGAACTAGTCATCGTCCCCTGGGTCGACTTCATGGTCCGTCCCTTCGGGGTTTGGTTCAACCGACATTTTAGACAAATTCTTCTTGAGGGTGTTAAACTCCCCCTGGTGCGGACACTCAGACATTCGGTGTGGTCCTTTGTATAAGAAACAGGCAAACGGTTTCTTACCGGTAGACGCTTCCGACGTGCTCCTCTTCGAGGAAGTTGGGATGGAATTAGCTTGCCCCCACCTCCTATAATCTTCTCCTAGACGGAATCGACTGTTTCCCGTAGAAGGAGTTTTGGCTTGCGACGTGTTTCCTCCAAATATGGGGTTACCCCCGCTTGCTGCTGGGAATACCTTCTTCTGCGCCGCTTCACGCTCAGTATAATAATCGACTAGTCTCTCGGCCGCGGTCATTGCAACGGAGAGAAACTCGGGTCTATGTCGCATGATCTCTCGTTAAGCCCACTCTTTCAAACCATCGACGAACTGGAACACGCGATCCTTCTCGGTCATATCAGTTATCTCCAGCATACACGTCGAGTAGACTTTCACGTACTCCCGGATAGAACCCGTATGCTTCAAGCTCTTGAGTTTTCTTCGAGCTAGGAAGTCGGGATTCTCCGGATAGAATTGTTCCTCGAAGAGTCGTTTGAAATCGTCCCTTGACTCCAACACTATGCTCCCTGCCTCAATCTCCGCGTTTTTGGAGCGCCACCATTGTTTGGCATCATCGATTAGATACATGCTCGCGGTAGTGACTTTCAGTGTCTCGTCGAGCGCACTTGCTCGGAAGAATTGCTCCATGTCGAAGAGGAAGTTATTGACTTTTTTCGAGTCTCTCGCCCCACTATACTTGTGGGGTGCAGGCGGCTTCACCTTGGGAGTCCCACCAAAATTTTCGTCTGCGGCCATTTTCATCAATGTATTACACATGTTTTCGAGCTGTCCGAGTCTCTCGTGGACATAGCCCATCTCTTCTGCGAACTCACGCGGAATTAATGCCTTTACGGCGTCAAATCAAGCCTCATGCCCCTTTATCGTCTCGTTTATGGTTTCTAGGCGAGCCTCATGCCCCCTTACCGTCTCATCAATGGCTTGGTGAGTGCCCCCGAGACTCACCACGAGTCCTTCCAGGTAAGGAAGTTTCTCCTCAAGTAGTTTCTCTAAGGCCGACACCCGGGCCCTAGTTTCTCCTTTGTTCCCACTCGGTTCTGTGGTCTTTCCCGTCATCGTAAGCAGCATCTCCTCGTGAAGACcgagctctgataccaaatgtcacagTTCGGGACTTTGAGCTAGAACGTGGCATGCATCCTTGTCTAACACACGACAAGAATGCAAGCGAGAGCATCAAGCACTAGTGAAGGATCACTAGTGCATTCCTAATCGTCTCGGTTGgcgtgtgtcgggaatcctaatcacgattatcaagtccggcacacgaaagcaataaaagtaagcaatacggtTATTGAAAGCAAGAACACAAGTAATATCAAGCTTTTGTATGAGAAGTGGTTtaattgactagcacctctcatagaggcaaatttgatagtttggtcctggtagcaggatacattgattGTGCAGAATAGTGATATGTTTTCTAAACGCCTAAAAACATATCTTAAACTAAAAACGAGACTCCAAGATTCGACACGCAGGAAGTAGTCTTGGAGtactaaatgaaactaaaaacaGAAATTACAATACATAAGTACAAATAAgaaatctaagggttcgaagtgaAAGGACCGCGCGCGCACTTTTCAGGGATTATGCGGCTAAGTGTGCGACTCCTTACACATTGCCTACCCACCCATGGGAGCCAATGCAAACTTTGAGTTGAAGGGCTACTTTATCCACAATCTACCCAAGTTTCATGGGCATGCAGGGGATGACCCCAACCGTCATCTCTCCGAATTCCATATAATGTGTGAGGGTGCTATAAATGGTGTCACGGAAGACCAATTTAAATTCCGAGCTTTTCCATTCTCTTTACTATATGCGGCAAAAGATTGGCTATTCTACCTTTCACCGGGTACAATTAGTACTTGGAAGGCCATAAAATCGGCATTTCTTGAAAAGTTCTACCCCGATTCAAGACACAACCATGCCAAGAAGGCCATCACTTCTCCGgaacaagatccaagtgaaaacttgtatgagtattgggaaaGGTTCAAGAAGTTGGTTGCCCAATGTCCATACCATGGACTAAGTGGTGATGACCTATTGGTGAACTTTTGTGACGATCTTACTCAACAAGACCAAAGAATGGTGAATGTCGCTACGGGTGGAGGGGTTGGCAACTACTCCGtggcggaagcaaatgaaatcataGAGAGGTTAGCCGTGAGCACAAGGAGCTATGGGAGAGGAGGCCGAGGTTCTAAGACTCTCAACTTAATTGAAACACCCTCTCATTCCAACCAAAAACTTGAGAAGACCGTGGATGATCTCACAAAAATGGTAGCTCAATTGATGGGAAACAATCAAGGTGTAGGTGGAGCACAAGGATCCAATGTGGAGTGCAATTTTTGTCAAGGTCCCCACCCGATGGAGACTTGTCCCATCATGCAAGAACAAGAGATAGGCCATGAGAATGTGAGTACAATATAACTCTAGGAACCCCACCGGGGATGGGTATTAAAAATATGATCCAAATGGCAACACTTACAACATCGGCTCTAGGGAAAATCCAAACCTTTCTTGGGGAGGAGATACTTCAAAGAGTTTCTAAAGTGGGCAATTCAACCATTTAAGAAACCAACATTCTCAAGGCCCAAACCCGAACTACCAAAGAAACCAAAATTCTCAACAAGGGAAAGGGGGGTCTTTTGAATTTGGGAATCAAGGAAACCAAGGTCCTCAAGGAAACAACAAAAATTTTCAACAAGGGGGTTCCCAAGGGGATGACGATCTATCCACCAAGGAAATGTTGAAGATTCTTGTTAAAAGGCAAGCCGAAGCAACAAGAAGGTTTGACAAAATGGATGCCGTTAAAATCTCAAGTGATGCAAGGGTGAAGAATCTTAAAATCCAACTTGGCCAAATTTCGCAAGAAATTGCCAAGAGCAAACTAAATCTACTTCAATCCCTTCTACCACGTTCCCTCCAAGAGAGAATGCAAGCGCCACGACCTTGAGAAAAGGGAGAACCCTAGAGTCTTCcccaaagaagaagagaaaggcAAAGTCAAATGAGAGGATTATTAACATTGAGATACAAGAGGAAGAAGAGATTGTGGTTGAGAAAGAAAAAGAGTCATCCTCTAAGGCTAGTGGAGAAGAATTGAAGAGTCCATTGAGCATGGACAAAGGACAGAAAGCAAACAACAAAACTAATAATCATGTTGAGGAGATCGTAAGAGAACATGTTGTGGAGGTACCTTTTCCTTATGCTCTCACACATTCCAAAAGGTTTGAAAGAGACGAAGATCTCTACGAAACCTTTAGGAAGTGTGAAGTAAACATTCCCCTACTCAATCTTTTAAAAGGTGTCtctaggtatgcaaagtttctcaaggaactttgtAGGTCTAGGAGAAACACGAGGAACGGAACCCAAAAAGTAAGGGTAAGTGAACATGTCTCCGCCATATTTAAAAAATCACTTCCCAAAAAGTGTGGCGATCCGGGGATGTTCACTATACCATGCTCAATTGGGGAAAAGAGTTTCACCCATGCTATGTTAGATCTAGGTGCATCAATCAATGTCATGCCCTATACACTCTATGAGACCTTGGGACTTCCACCTTTGAACAAAACCGATGTAGTCATCCAACTTGCGGATCGCTCAAATATTtacccaaagggaatgttggaggatgt is a genomic window containing:
- the LOC141634429 gene encoding uncharacterized protein LOC141634429 isoform X2, with product MLHAMVGSRTWFGGILHRTGLRRHGSERFLDYQLSPIQELRLQRLQDRLQVPFDENRPDHQEALRALWDTAFPSVRLNGMISEQWKDMGWQGPNPSTDFRGCGFISLETLLFFGRTYPISFHRLLFKEDGDRATWEYPFAVAGINITFMLIQMLDLFSDKPKCRPGVNFVKMLGEDEESFDVLFCIAFEMMDAQWLAMHASYMQFNEVLQATRTQLERELSLDDVHRIQDLPAYNLLYK
- the LOC141634429 gene encoding uncharacterized protein LOC141634429 isoform X3 — translated: MVGSRTWFGGILHRTGLRRHGSERFLDYQLSPIQELRLQRLQDRLQVPFDENRPDHQEALRALWDTAFPSVRLNGMISEQWKDMGWQGPNPSTDFSRGCGFISLETLLFFGRTYPISFHRLLFKEDGDRATWEYPFAVAGINITFMLIQMLDLFSDKPKCRPGVNFVKMLGEDEESFDVLFCIAFEMMDAQWLAMHASYMQFNEVLQATRTQLERELSLDDVHRIQDLPAYNLLYK
- the LOC141634429 gene encoding uncharacterized protein LOC141634429 isoform X4; its protein translation is MVGSRTWFGGILHRTGLRRHGSERFLDYQLSPIQELRLQRLQDRLQVPFDENRPDHQEALRALWDTAFPSVRLNGMISEQWKDMGWQGPNPSTDFRGCGFISLETLLFFGRTYPISFHRLLFKEDGDRATWEYPFAVAGINITFMLIQMLDLFSDKPKCRPGVNFVKMLGEDEESFDVLFCIAFEMMDAQWLAMHASYMQFNEVLQATRTQLERELSLDDVHRIQDLPAYNLLYK
- the LOC141634429 gene encoding uncharacterized protein LOC141634429 isoform X1 produces the protein MLHAMVGSRTWFGGILHRTGLRRHGSERFLDYQLSPIQELRLQRLQDRLQVPFDENRPDHQEALRALWDTAFPSVRLNGMISEQWKDMGWQGPNPSTDFSRGCGFISLETLLFFGRTYPISFHRLLFKEDGDRATWEYPFAVAGINITFMLIQMLDLFSDKPKCRPGVNFVKMLGEDEESFDVLFCIAFEMMDAQWLAMHASYMQFNEVLQATRTQLERELSLDDVHRIQDLPAYNLLYK